Part of the Mya arenaria isolate MELC-2E11 chromosome 8, ASM2691426v1 genome, caatatggACAGACGCATAATACAACAATTCATTTGATACAAAGTATTGtcattataaaatgttcaaatttatataaatatatatatatatatatcaattgcatttataagtatgctgtttatatacatatgctTTTTGGGTGGATGGTTGGTGGggaataaaatatgtatctTTTTGATCTAAGAACGAGCAtatatttttgcacaaaacataGGCTGTCTAATGATAACAGCGAGGTAACAgcattatgttttaaacaggTAACGATGAGGTTTTTTATCTTCACCAGCATACCCACACACATTAGACAAATAGTTGTCTCTGGTCTCGTGTTGGAGAAAGCAGGAAAATGCATGCATGTTGTTGTGTTTGGATTTTTGTTCTGATATTGTTGGCAGTTGAAGGTAAGAGATACAGCATTGCATGTACATATAGTGTTCTTATATATGTGAATGAGAGTGatatgcaaacatttataaacataaaattattctaCATCAAATTGAGAACACCAACATACTATTTCCAAACTTGCTAGTCACTCCATTAAAATAAGGACGCAATGCCATTTTGCACATAATCGCTTCGAATAATCCGATTTTTACACTTCAAATAGTCTCGTTTATCGTAATGTAAAGCTATGGTTTATTGTTCGGTCGAAGTGAAACCAATCTTAacactgtacatgtatggatgATATCCGGGAATGAGGCCGCCTCTTTAGTTTTAACTTCCAGGTCCCAATTTCACAAACATACCTACGTCAAAACTCaaaatctcagtctcaacttttattaattttatttctcttttaaCCTTAAAAGTGAGTCAAATTTGTGTATGTGGTTACCCTTTTTCAAACAGCATTATCTCTCCGcctaaaaacattttgttaagatTCCAAAGAAAAATTGTTCAACAGTAAAAAAGTACAACTTATTGTTTTTAGCATAGCTCGAGTACGTTTTTGCTCTGGAATTAgctttttttgaaatattgacaaaatgtttgaTCAACACATTCTACTGTTTTGGtagtattgaaaaaaacaaaacattttgaatcatGTTTCTTGtgctaaaatgttgtttttttagattgtcataagtatttttgtgatgttTGTGCCAGGTATGTACCGAATCAGTTATGACGGCGGTCGGTTTTGTTGATGTGCAAAGTGGATTTACAGGCTAAAGGTGATGCACCTAATGTGCAAGTTGGGCTGAATTACGATCATTCCATGATTAGACAACATCAAACGCTTACTTCACTTGCAAACATTAGTGAAACCAGCTCTTGAACAGACTAAATACTTCGAGTTCGATCccatttgttatattttatggACTGCTCGGTCAGTTTACCACCAGTCGGTCACATCTCTCTGATATAAATTAATACCACATTTACTTGAATGTCGGACTTTGCCTCCAGTTGATATTTTAGCctgataattttaaaactggCTTTCTAGTACACTGCGATGGGTacaacaaacacataaacaataGCTGTtagtgtatttattttaaaaatataactagAAAATAGTCCATACCACCGCGGGCCTTACAGCATTATAGTTAACAAACAATTAGCCACAAACATTGAACGGAAACAAATCGAAATTCAGTGTGTTTTCACCAAATAATGATAGTAGGTTTTAAGTTGTGACAAGTCGGTacttattcttatattataccgctCCTCATAGCATGAATCATAAACAGAAGGGGGATTTTATTTTACAGCGACAGAAGTACTATTACGTTAAATTTGCAAATTCTAATTCCTTCGAGAATTATGTTCCTCGTATGCATGCTGTTGTATAAGACAGGCGTGAACTGGCAATGATTTATTACTGAGGCTGGATAGATACCATCTTCTACGAAAACCTAATCATTGTATCTatcataaatcaaaataaatacaatgtttgcCTTCGTGGCCTAACAATGCTAAAAAAACTGAAATTGTATCGTTAGCTGCATTTGTTGACAACAAAATCATCCGATCTCTTAATGGCAaacatgtattgtatatgttGCTTGATTGCCTTATATTCTTTAGGTTAaggatatcattttaaataaaatccatgAGAATGtactgaaatatatacatgctACAACTTGCAAGAAAAACACCATCGAGTCATAACAGCAAttcttattcttcaaatagtcagGCTAAGAACAAAAGCACATCTGTTCGAGTAGTCTTGCCTAATATAATCTTATCAGTAATAACCTGAATAAATAACCTACCTTTTAACAGAGAATGTTGTTTCAGGTAAGAGCACCACTCTGCAATGTTTCGTTTGCGACAGTTTTTACAACAAAGGATGCGGGGACCCATTTGACAACGCCACCGTGCCTCTTGTCCCAGACTGTGCTCAGTGCTCCAAGATATACTACCACAAAGACGAGAAACAGTGTAAGTAAGATGATGTTATTGCCATGACCGAAATCGTCAACCATTAGTAAGAATATAACACATACTTTATTATACGGCtgtatataacaagaaaaaGCTCTGAGACTCAAATAAAAGTCAGGTTTTCCCTGTTACTCACTCAGACATCGAGCGGAGCTGCCTACCGACCCAGGCTGAGATGGACGGGTGTAAGAGAAGCGGGACAGATGAGCAGGCGACCATCGACTGCTGGTGTTCGGACGGCCCCGGATGTAACAGTCGCATCATTTACACACCCAACTCCCTGCCCAACTCCCTGGCCACCCGACCGTCCACTGGAGGACTGCTCCTCCTTGCAATCGGAGTTGCGTTTAAGTTACATTTGACGCTTGTACCAGTGATATAGAGATTATATAATTCGTGTAAGAGaatgaattgaaattatatctatagtatttgataattataagaaaaaacGAATATTATTATGTCTTCATCGACAATGAAGTACTCCCTGTGACAGAAGACTCACATTTATCATGTTAAAACTACAAGAACGTGATTTGCGTTCTGCTAATTTGCAGTTAACTTCAATAAAACAGAATTGTTTGGTGCATTATTTGGTTTTtggtttgtttaattattataaacacatGTCATGTGTCTGCTTCACAACCATCGCGGCAATAAAATTTGGCCGTCCAACTTAAGGTTGCATTGTCTTGTTCACTTTACcttataatacatgttttttaatgaatagCATTGAATATAAATGCCAGATCTTTTCAAGCCATGGCCGTCCAACTTAAATGTTATATTGTCTTGTTTCACTTTACCTTATAATACGTGTACATGCTTTTAATAAATCGTCTGGCATTGTATGCAAATGCCGGATTTTTTCAAGCCATGGCCGTCcaacttaatattaaattgtCTTGTTTCACTTTACCttatagtacatgtacatgctttaAATAAATAGTCTGGCATTGTATACAAATGCCGGATTTTTTCAAGCCATGGCCGTCcaacttaatattaaattgtCTTGTTTCACTTTACCtatagtacatgtacatgcttttAATAAATCGTCTGGCATTGAATATAAATGCCGGATCTTTTCAATCCATGGCCGTCCAACTTTATGTTACATTGTCCTGTTTCACTTTaccttatatacatgtacatgcttttTAATAAATCGTCTGGCATTGAATATAAATGCCGGATCTTAACGATCCAAACCGTGTTACGTCTTCCTTGTGGCATAAGCGAACCTTCAGAGGCTAGGATGagcaaatataaaacacatcATTGTTAAAGTATTCTTTATCATAGACAGTTCTATATCAATACACATCTCCTTCAACCAAATAGCTATTTTTCCAGTGATAAAAGTACATTccatttttattgtgtttaaatagttttaatattgttttctttccaCATTAGATACCAATATACTATCTCCGCCGATTATGAAGACACAAGGGGTCGTATCATGTTTCTCAAAGCAAGCATGAATGTACATTGATGCTTTTCATACCGTCATACGGGCATTTTCCCGCTAGGACAgagttatcaaaataaatgattttttttacatgtttatctttCTGTTTTATGATAAGTTTTGTATTAGTGTTATAATGTACAGAAAGAACATTTTTGACGACGTAAGTGCTAGAATACTTTGTTGTTATACTTGACTTTTTGCGATGTGTGAGATAAGCAGGTGTAACATACATCAACTGCAGAAGGTGTTTTACTGGAAAACAATCAATACCAGACCCCGCTGAGGGGGAATTATTATAGACAACAAGCGCTAGAAGTACTACGATGTTCACTGCGTTACCAACAAATGTAGACATTCCTTTTTAATGCCGGTTTACCATTTCTCtcacattttaaaacagtaaccgGACACCTTGTGTCaagaaaatttcaaattatagtTGTCAcctgatttaattaaaaaaaaaacaaaaacgccGTCGTCTccacaaaacaattataaatgattgatatgTAATACAAAATAGGCTTTATCTATATGCATTACTTTACGATAACGTTTTTTCTGCATGAAgttcttttcaatatttatatggaaaactacagaaacaagctcagtagccgaaagtttacACATACaccccatttaatggcacatggtcaacgccaaagacatagaacataaaaacaaacaatcacaaatcagaaacatggaataacaccacaaaactccacaaacaacacagttcatatatactatgtaaaaaataggtgtgtttataaaggattgtaaggtaccgcctaagaacggtcagtaaaatgtagatttactgggggtttaaaccagtttgtgtgcccAACCTCACtattatcccaacaatcccgaaaaAATTACAAACGTAAATGGTAGGTCttttcaaagtatgcattaacttaaggAAACTtgataataaatcaaattataataaacttataggtaaaatTCTTCTGTGATTAGAGATCCCgg contains:
- the LOC128243864 gene encoding uncharacterized protein LOC128243864, whose translation is MHACCCVWIFVLILLAVEGKSTTLQCFVCDSFYNKGCGDPFDNATVPLVPDCAQCSKIYYHKDEKQYIERSCLPTQAEMDGCKRSGTDEQATIDCWCSDGPGCNSRIIYTPNSLPNSLATRPSTGGLLLLAIGVAFKLHLTLVPVI